The following coding sequences are from one Sphingomonadaceae bacterium OTU29LAMAA1 window:
- a CDS encoding antibiotic biosynthesis monooxygenase, whose amino-acid sequence MDVEQRRVGEVAVIFTSTRNDVDHASYDVAAIAMDALAAQQPGYRGVESARGPDGVGLTISYWADEAAAIAWRDHPDHAAIRNIGRARWYDSYRVTVCAVTRSYDWVRS is encoded by the coding sequence ATGGATGTGGAGCAGCGGCGGGTCGGCGAAGTGGCGGTGATCTTCACCTCGACGCGCAACGACGTGGATCACGCGAGCTATGACGTCGCCGCTATCGCGATGGATGCGCTCGCCGCGCAGCAGCCGGGGTATCGCGGAGTGGAGAGTGCGCGGGGACCGGACGGCGTCGGTCTGACGATCAGCTATTGGGCGGACGAGGCGGCGGCGATCGCGTGGCGCGACCATCCCGATCACGCCGCGATTCGCAATATCGGGCGGGCTCGCTGGTACGATTCCTATCGCGTCACCGTCTGCGCGGTCACCCGCAGCTATGACTGGGTGCGTTCATGA
- a CDS encoding methyltransferase domain-containing protein translates to MPSPTTAARRNTRTAGVPSPVAMFFQGFLKHPVMVGSIIPSSDKLIRKMLGPVDWGACKLFVEYGPGVGTFCRPILERMAPDAMLIAIDTNADFIRYLDHTITDSRFVAVEGSAADVERIVREHGHDHADYVLSGLPFSTLPDGVGPAIASATHRVIRTGGAFLVYQFSPKVKHFLTPHFDTIDHDMEWWNVPPAQLYWAWKD, encoded by the coding sequence ATGCCCAGTCCGACCACCGCCGCCCGGCGCAATACCCGTACCGCCGGCGTGCCGAGTCCGGTCGCGATGTTCTTCCAGGGTTTTCTGAAACACCCCGTGATGGTCGGTTCGATCATCCCCTCTTCGGACAAGCTGATCCGCAAGATGCTGGGTCCGGTCGACTGGGGCGCGTGCAAGCTGTTCGTCGAATATGGGCCCGGCGTCGGCACCTTCTGCCGCCCGATCCTGGAACGGATGGCGCCGGACGCCATGCTGATCGCGATCGACACCAATGCCGATTTCATCCGCTATCTCGACCACACCATCACCGATTCGCGCTTCGTCGCGGTCGAGGGGTCGGCGGCGGACGTCGAGCGCATCGTGCGCGAACACGGGCACGATCATGCGGACTACGTCCTGTCCGGCCTTCCCTTCTCGACGTTGCCGGACGGCGTGGGTCCGGCCATCGCGTCGGCAACGCACCGGGTCATCCGCACAGGCGGTGCCTTTCTGGTCTATCAATTCTCGCCCAAGGTGAAGCACTTCCTCACCCCCCATTTCGACACGATCGATCACGATATGGAATGGTGGAACGTTCCACCTGCGCAGCTGTACTGGGCGTGGAAGGATTGA
- a CDS encoding MarR family winged helix-turn-helix transcriptional regulator, whose amino-acid sequence MDGPKLSPALFLHDAAIRRGMELMLFAQSRFVRSADEKLAEMGLGRAHHRAMYFIGRKPDVTVGDLLALLGVTKQSLGRVMKDLVDRDLVQMRHGDHDRRHRLLRLTTTGAALEAALYEEQRDKMAKAYSYAGQDAVAGYWTVLEALIPEAARVHVDALSR is encoded by the coding sequence ATGGACGGACCGAAGCTTTCCCCCGCGCTGTTTCTGCACGATGCAGCGATTCGCCGTGGCATGGAATTGATGCTGTTCGCCCAATCGCGTTTCGTGCGGAGCGCCGACGAAAAGCTGGCGGAAATGGGTCTCGGCCGTGCCCACCACCGGGCCATGTATTTCATCGGTCGAAAGCCCGACGTGACGGTGGGCGACCTGCTGGCGCTGCTCGGCGTCACCAAACAGTCGCTCGGCCGGGTGATGAAGGATCTCGTCGACCGCGACCTGGTGCAGATGCGGCACGGCGATCACGATCGCCGCCATCGCCTGCTCCGCCTCACCACCACCGGAGCCGCGCTGGAAGCCGCCTTGTACGAGGAACAGCGCGACAAGATGGCCAAGGCCTATTCCTATGCCGGTCAGGATGCCGTCGCCGGTTACTGGACGGTACTGGAGGCACTGATCCCGGAGGCGGCGCGCGTCCACGTCGACGCGCTCAGCCGCTGA
- the purD gene encoding phosphoribosylamine--glycine ligase, whose amino-acid sequence MNVLLLGSGGREHALGWKLAQSALLDTLYAAPGNPGIAAHATLVGLDATDHAAVLDFVAGHDVGLVVIGPEAPLVDGLGDALRAAGVPVFGPNKAAAQLEGSKGFTKDLCRRADIPTAGYVRVNSRTEAEAALATTFSYPLVIKADGLAAGKGVVIATSEAEAAAAFDAMFNSGDAPVVLEEFLDGEEASLFVLTDGVTLMPFGSAQDHKRVGEGDTGPNTGGMGAYSPAPVLTAELERQAIERIVAPTVKAMADEGTPFSGVLYAGLMLTSAGPKLIEYNVRFGDPECQVLMPRFEGDLIALMLAVAEGRLAEIGAPAFTDATAMTVVLAAAGYPGVPKTGGAIRGVAEAEATGGIVFQAGTRQDGDDLVAAGGRVLAVTGLGSDLVSARDAAYRGVDAIDFADGFCRRDIGWRELSR is encoded by the coding sequence ATGAACGTCCTGCTGTTGGGCTCAGGCGGCCGCGAGCACGCACTCGGCTGGAAACTGGCGCAATCGGCCCTCCTCGATACGCTCTACGCCGCGCCTGGCAACCCCGGCATCGCCGCGCATGCGACGCTCGTCGGGCTGGATGCGACGGATCATGCCGCGGTGCTGGATTTCGTGGCGGGGCATGACGTCGGGCTGGTCGTGATCGGACCGGAAGCGCCGTTGGTCGACGGGCTGGGCGATGCCCTGCGCGCCGCGGGCGTACCGGTGTTCGGGCCGAACAAGGCGGCGGCGCAGCTGGAAGGGTCCAAAGGCTTCACCAAGGATCTGTGCCGTCGCGCCGACATTCCTACGGCGGGCTATGTCCGCGTCAACAGCCGTACCGAGGCGGAAGCGGCGCTGGCGACTACGTTCAGCTATCCGCTGGTCATCAAGGCGGATGGACTGGCGGCCGGCAAGGGCGTGGTGATCGCCACCAGCGAGGCCGAAGCGGCGGCTGCGTTCGATGCGATGTTCAATTCCGGCGATGCGCCTGTGGTGCTGGAGGAATTCCTCGACGGCGAAGAGGCGAGCCTGTTCGTGCTGACCGACGGCGTGACGCTGATGCCGTTCGGCAGCGCGCAGGATCACAAGCGGGTCGGTGAGGGCGATACCGGGCCGAACACCGGCGGAATGGGGGCGTACAGCCCGGCGCCGGTGCTGACCGCCGAACTGGAGCGGCAGGCGATCGAACGCATCGTCGCACCCACCGTCAAGGCGATGGCGGACGAGGGCACGCCATTCAGCGGCGTGCTGTACGCCGGGTTGATGCTGACATCGGCGGGACCGAAGCTGATCGAATATAACGTCCGGTTCGGCGACCCCGAATGTCAGGTGCTGATGCCGCGTTTCGAGGGCGATCTGATCGCGTTGATGCTGGCGGTGGCCGAGGGGCGGCTGGCCGAGATCGGCGCGCCGGCGTTTACCGATGCCACAGCGATGACCGTGGTGCTTGCCGCCGCGGGTTATCCCGGCGTGCCGAAGACGGGGGGCGCGATCCGAGGGGTCGCGGAGGCCGAGGCGACGGGAGGAATCGTGTTTCAGGCCGGAACGCGGCAGGACGGCGATGATCTGGTCGCAGCGGGCGGGCGCGTGTTAGCGGTTACCGGTTTGGGAAGCGATCTGGTGAGCGCGCGCGATGCCGCCTATCGGGGCGTGGATGCCATCGATTTTGCCGACGGCTTTTGCCGGCGCGATATCGGCTGGCGCGAATTGTCGCGCTGA
- the xseA gene encoding exodeoxyribonuclease VII large subunit, with amino-acid sequence MPEFRSDTDDAPLLAEQRPGDNALAMSVGELSFKLKRMVEGEFGHVRIRGEISGYKRATSGHVYLALKDDSAVIDGVMWKGAANGLAFAAQDGIEVIATGKLTTYPGRSKYQIVIDRMELAGTGALMALFEKLKAKLAGEGLFDAARKQRLPYLPKTIGVVTSPTGAVIRDILHRLEDRCPTHVLVWPVKVQGHGAAEEVAAAIRGFDAMPADGPTPRPDLVIVARGGGSIEDLWAFNEEAVVRAVAGCSIPIISAVGHETDTTLCDFTADLRAPTPTAAAELAVPVLADLRHTIQSHGLRTQRCANRYLERGREQLTALARLLPKRDALLGPQRQRADDAGQRLDRGLERRITLARGQLDRSSGALRPAVLQQQVTRNRDRLAATWRLVQSLNPDAVLDRGYARVTARGGATLSSATAAREAGALTLRFRDGSVDAIVDDGTTSPSPPPAPKVERKPPRAYAAPKPDQPTLL; translated from the coding sequence ATGCCCGAATTCCGATCCGATACCGATGACGCGCCGCTGCTAGCCGAGCAGCGCCCCGGCGACAACGCACTCGCGATGTCGGTCGGCGAACTGAGCTTCAAGCTGAAGCGGATGGTCGAGGGCGAATTCGGCCACGTCCGCATCCGCGGCGAGATTTCGGGCTACAAGCGCGCGACCTCCGGCCACGTCTATCTTGCGTTGAAGGACGACAGCGCGGTGATCGACGGCGTGATGTGGAAGGGTGCGGCGAACGGCCTCGCCTTCGCCGCGCAGGACGGGATCGAGGTCATCGCGACCGGCAAGCTGACCACCTATCCCGGCCGTTCCAAATACCAGATCGTCATAGACCGGATGGAGTTGGCCGGTACCGGCGCACTGATGGCGCTGTTCGAAAAGCTGAAGGCGAAGCTGGCGGGCGAAGGGCTGTTCGATGCCGCGCGCAAGCAGCGCCTGCCCTATCTGCCAAAGACGATCGGCGTCGTCACCTCCCCCACGGGCGCGGTGATCCGCGATATCCTCCATCGGCTGGAGGATCGCTGTCCCACCCACGTCCTCGTCTGGCCCGTGAAGGTGCAGGGGCACGGCGCCGCCGAGGAGGTCGCAGCCGCGATCCGTGGATTCGACGCGATGCCCGCCGATGGCCCCACCCCGCGCCCCGATCTCGTCATCGTCGCGCGCGGCGGCGGCTCGATCGAGGATCTGTGGGCGTTCAACGAGGAGGCCGTGGTCCGTGCCGTTGCCGGATGTTCGATCCCGATCATCTCCGCGGTCGGCCACGAGACCGACACCACGCTCTGCGACTTCACCGCCGACCTGCGCGCACCGACCCCGACCGCGGCGGCGGAACTGGCGGTGCCGGTGCTCGCCGACCTGCGCCACACCATCCAGAGCCACGGCCTGCGGACGCAGCGCTGCGCCAACCGCTATCTGGAGCGTGGTCGCGAACAGCTGACCGCGCTCGCCCGCCTGCTGCCCAAACGCGACGCCCTGTTGGGGCCGCAGCGGCAGCGTGCCGACGATGCCGGTCAGCGGCTGGATCGTGGACTGGAACGCCGCATCACGCTGGCACGCGGCCAGCTGGACCGGTCGAGTGGTGCGCTGCGACCGGCAGTATTGCAGCAACAGGTGACGCGCAACCGCGACCGGCTGGCGGCGACATGGCGGCTGGTGCAGTCGCTCAACCCCGATGCCGTGCTCGACCGGGGCTATGCACGGGTGACGGCGCGGGGCGGGGCGACCCTGTCCTCCGCCACCGCCGCCCGCGAGGCGGGCGCGCTGACGCTGCGCTTCCGCGACGGCAGCGTCGATGCGATCGTCGACGACGGCACCACGTCGCCCTCTCCGCCCCCGGCACCGAAGGTTGAGCGCAAGCCGCCGCGCGCCTATGCCGCGCCCAAGCCCGACCAGCCGACCCTGCTCTGA
- a CDS encoding DUF2093 domain-containing protein → MLVSNSDRPARLHYMANGFRVLSPGDHVVCGISGARIPLELLRYWSVARQEAFASAHLASEALAPR, encoded by the coding sequence ATGCTCGTTTCCAATTCCGACCGTCCCGCACGGCTGCACTACATGGCCAATGGTTTCCGCGTGCTCAGCCCGGGCGATCATGTCGTCTGCGGCATCAGCGGCGCGCGCATCCCGCTCGAGCTGCTGCGCTACTGGAGCGTCGCGCGACAGGAAGCCTTCGCCAGCGCGCACCTCGCCAGCGAAGCGCTGGCGCCGCGATGA
- a CDS encoding M23 family metallopeptidase, which produces MKGSAGLLLTACIAVAAPAQVSNPAFRWTGTPMQGGLIAGTAPTGSVAVTLDGHRLDMEQGRFIAGFDRDAGPQALLAATLADGRSITQPLAIAPRAWRIERLNTLPRFPAPDPVMARIRPGELAQIATARAMVTDAGGWRQSFRWPATGRISGLFGAQRIYRGEPGSYHSGTDIARPTGTPVIAPADGVVILAADRPFTLEGHLLMLDHGHGLNSAFLHLSRIDVKAGDHVHQGEPIGAIGASGRATGPHLHWSLRWHDARLDPILVAGPMPPG; this is translated from the coding sequence ATGAAGGGATCCGCCGGTCTGCTGCTGACCGCCTGTATCGCGGTCGCCGCACCGGCGCAGGTTTCGAACCCGGCCTTCCGTTGGACCGGTACGCCGATGCAGGGCGGGCTGATCGCCGGCACCGCCCCCACCGGCAGCGTCGCCGTGACGCTCGACGGCCATCGGCTGGACATGGAGCAAGGCCGCTTCATCGCCGGATTCGATCGTGACGCAGGTCCGCAGGCACTGCTCGCCGCAACGCTTGCCGATGGCCGCAGCATCACGCAGCCGCTTGCCATCGCGCCGCGCGCATGGCGGATCGAGCGGCTGAACACCCTGCCCCGCTTCCCCGCGCCCGATCCGGTGATGGCCCGGATCCGCCCCGGCGAACTCGCACAGATCGCCACCGCCCGTGCGATGGTCACCGATGCTGGTGGCTGGCGTCAGTCGTTCCGCTGGCCCGCGACCGGTCGCATCTCCGGCCTGTTCGGCGCGCAACGCATCTATCGCGGCGAGCCGGGCTCGTACCATTCCGGTACCGACATCGCCCGGCCCACGGGAACGCCCGTGATCGCTCCCGCCGACGGCGTCGTCATCCTGGCCGCCGATCGGCCCTTCACGCTGGAAGGGCACCTGCTGATGCTCGACCACGGTCACGGCCTCAACAGCGCCTTCCTCCACCTCTCGCGCATCGACGTGAAGGCCGGCGACCATGTGCATCAGGGCGAGCCGATCGGCGCCATCGGTGCCAGCGGACGCGCCACCGGCCCGCACCTCCACTGGAGCCTGCGCTGGCACGACGCCCGCCTCGATCCGATACTCGTCGCCGGGCCGATGCCGCCGGGATAA
- a CDS encoding M23 family metallopeptidase — translation MFLRNDQGFELAGGTTARGLARPFGRAAAVARPLGTIARLRDDAVRVDWAPDLGAQIGSRDWWRGLATFTALCGATWMLAPGFEPLAGVAPAPLAGPVWENARAQAIAPLAWGADTGHRMAANDLVAPLAEAPERPTVDLSATLGEGDDFLRVLTRAGVGRSDAAAAARLVAQAATLGDIRPGTRIALTLGRRPARTMARPLDKLALRARFDLAVSLDRVGNGLVMTRQPIAIDTTPLRIQGLVGSSLYRSARAAGAPARVVEHYIKALATRLSIGRDITAADSFDLIVEQERAATGEVRLGDLLFAGIDQGRRKVQLVRWNDGDKPGWFDAKGQSERRGFMGMPVAGRITSSFGYRMHPLLGYLKMHKGLDIGAPYGSPIYAALDGVVQGAGRSGGYGNFVKLVHGGGLASGYGHMSRIAVSRGQHVRQGEVIGYVGSTGMSTGPHLHWEVWRNGQTINPSSISFASIAALSGENLRRFKAQVAGLLAVKVGTGS, via the coding sequence GTGTTCCTGCGCAACGATCAGGGTTTCGAACTGGCAGGTGGCACGACCGCGCGCGGGCTTGCGCGCCCGTTCGGCCGCGCCGCTGCGGTCGCACGGCCACTCGGCACCATCGCCCGCCTGCGCGACGATGCCGTCCGGGTAGACTGGGCGCCCGATCTCGGCGCGCAGATCGGCAGCCGCGACTGGTGGCGCGGCCTCGCCACCTTCACTGCCTTGTGTGGCGCAACCTGGATGCTCGCGCCGGGATTCGAACCGCTCGCCGGAGTCGCCCCTGCGCCGCTCGCCGGGCCGGTATGGGAGAATGCCCGCGCACAGGCGATCGCACCGCTCGCCTGGGGTGCGGACACGGGCCATCGTATGGCCGCGAACGATCTCGTCGCACCGCTTGCCGAGGCCCCCGAACGCCCGACCGTCGACCTCAGTGCGACACTGGGCGAAGGCGACGACTTCCTTCGCGTGCTGACCCGCGCCGGCGTCGGCCGCAGCGATGCCGCCGCGGCCGCACGACTGGTGGCGCAGGCGGCGACGCTGGGCGACATCCGGCCCGGTACGCGGATCGCGCTGACGCTCGGCCGGCGTCCGGCCCGGACGATGGCGCGCCCGCTCGACAAGCTGGCTCTGCGCGCGCGTTTCGACCTTGCGGTCAGCCTCGACCGGGTCGGCAACGGGCTGGTCATGACGCGACAGCCGATCGCCATCGACACGACGCCGCTGCGCATTCAGGGCCTTGTCGGATCGAGCCTCTACCGCTCGGCCCGCGCCGCCGGGGCACCCGCCCGCGTCGTCGAACATTATATCAAGGCGCTCGCCACCCGCCTGTCGATCGGCCGCGACATCACCGCCGCGGACAGCTTCGACCTGATCGTCGAACAGGAACGCGCCGCGACCGGCGAAGTACGGCTCGGCGACCTGCTGTTCGCCGGGATCGATCAGGGCCGGCGCAAGGTGCAGCTGGTTCGCTGGAACGATGGTGACAAACCGGGGTGGTTCGACGCCAAAGGGCAGAGCGAACGTCGCGGCTTCATGGGTATGCCGGTGGCCGGGCGCATCACATCGTCCTTCGGCTATCGCATGCATCCACTGCTCGGCTACCTCAAGATGCACAAAGGCCTCGACATCGGCGCGCCCTATGGCTCGCCGATCTATGCCGCGCTCGATGGCGTCGTGCAGGGCGCAGGGCGCTCGGGCGGCTACGGCAATTTCGTCAAGCTCGTCCACGGCGGCGGCCTCGCCAGCGGCTACGGCCATATGAGCCGGATCGCGGTATCGCGCGGGCAGCACGTCCGGCAGGGCGAGGTGATCGGTTATGTCGGCTCGACCGGCATGTCGACCGGACCGCATCTGCACTGGGAGGTGTGGCGCAACGGCCAGACGATCAATCCGAGTTCGATCAGCTTTGCCAGCATTGCGGCGTTGTCGGGCGAGAATCTGCGCCGCTTCAAGGCGCAGGTCGCGGGATTGCTGGCGGTCAAGGTGGGGACGGGAAGCTAG
- a CDS encoding DUF87 domain-containing protein, protein MTEMPGPGAFAGAVPMNAMPLGGMTAGLLPIGCVQAIAGSSSRVLFDRASLDLIAQDTDPVVAAAGQVGGQIKMRVGGSWLVANVRSLALEEIGNDWVAAEIDFLGEGDEERLTGKLYRFRRGVTRYPIPGCEVFPVSTLDLRQIYSAADQPHIQIGTVYPTRDVRASLYVDAMLGKHFALVGSTGTGKSTSAALILHRICELAPQGHVVMIDPHGEYAAAFRGNGAIYDVNNLQMPYWLMNFEEHCEVFVTSSGSDRQIDADILAKCLLMARAKNRLGQEIAKLTVDAPIPYLLSDLTNLINLEMGKMDRAGDTAPYLRLKTKIDEIKADPRYGFMFSGMLVADTMADFLARIFRMPGDGRPISIVDVSGVPSDITSVVVAVLSRMTFDFAIWSRNEPQRPILLVCEEAHRYIPSSAKSEGRSASVGRILGRIAKEGRKYGVSLGLITQRPSDLEEGVLSQCGTIIAMRLNNERDQAFVRAAMPEGARGFLDSIPALRNRECIICGEGVAVPIRVSFDGLDEARRPASGDPLFSELWRDAGGEDGIIQRTIMRWRAQGR, encoded by the coding sequence ATGACCGAGATGCCGGGACCAGGCGCCTTTGCCGGTGCGGTGCCAATGAACGCGATGCCGCTGGGCGGAATGACCGCCGGGCTGTTGCCGATCGGCTGTGTTCAGGCGATCGCCGGCAGCAGCAGCCGTGTCCTGTTCGATCGCGCGTCGTTGGACCTGATCGCGCAGGATACCGATCCGGTGGTGGCGGCCGCGGGTCAGGTCGGCGGTCAGATCAAGATGCGGGTCGGCGGATCGTGGCTGGTCGCCAACGTCCGTAGCCTCGCGCTCGAGGAGATCGGCAACGACTGGGTCGCCGCCGAGATCGATTTTCTGGGCGAGGGCGACGAGGAGCGGCTGACCGGCAAGCTCTATCGCTTCCGCCGCGGCGTCACTCGTTACCCGATCCCCGGGTGCGAGGTGTTTCCGGTATCGACGCTGGACCTGCGCCAGATCTATTCCGCGGCGGACCAGCCGCATATCCAGATCGGCACCGTCTATCCGACACGCGACGTCCGGGCGTCGCTGTACGTCGATGCGATGCTCGGCAAGCATTTCGCGCTGGTCGGGTCGACCGGCACCGGCAAGTCGACCAGCGCCGCACTGATCCTGCACCGTATCTGCGAACTGGCGCCGCAGGGGCATGTCGTGATGATCGATCCGCACGGCGAATATGCCGCCGCCTTCCGCGGCAACGGCGCGATCTACGACGTCAACAATCTGCAGATGCCGTATTGGCTGATGAACTTCGAGGAACATTGCGAGGTGTTCGTCACCAGCAGTGGATCCGATCGCCAGATCGATGCGGACATTCTGGCCAAATGCCTGCTGATGGCACGCGCCAAGAATCGGCTGGGGCAGGAGATCGCCAAACTGACGGTCGATGCGCCGATCCCGTATCTGCTGAGCGACCTGACCAATCTCATCAACCTGGAAATGGGCAAGATGGACCGGGCGGGGGATACCGCGCCCTATCTGCGGCTGAAGACCAAGATCGACGAGATCAAGGCCGACCCGCGCTACGGCTTCATGTTTTCGGGCATGCTGGTCGCCGATACGATGGCGGATTTCCTCGCCCGTATATTCCGCATGCCGGGCGACGGGCGGCCGATCTCAATCGTCGACGTGTCCGGCGTACCGTCGGACATCACGTCGGTCGTCGTCGCAGTGCTCAGCCGGATGACGTTCGACTTCGCGATCTGGTCGCGCAACGAGCCGCAGCGCCCGATCCTGCTCGTCTGCGAAGAGGCGCACCGGTACATCCCGAGCAGCGCCAAGTCGGAAGGGCGCAGTGCCTCGGTCGGGCGCATCCTCGGGCGCATCGCCAAGGAAGGGCGAAAATACGGGGTCAGCCTGGGCCTTATCACGCAGCGTCCGTCCGACCTCGAGGAAGGCGTGCTGTCGCAATGCGGTACGATCATCGCCATGCGCCTCAACAACGAACGCGATCAGGCCTTCGTTCGTGCGGCGATGCCGGAAGGGGCACGCGGTTTCCTCGATTCGATCCCGGCCCTGCGCAATCGCGAATGCATCATCTGCGGCGAGGGCGTCGCAGTGCCGATCCGCGTCAGCTTCGACGGGCTGGACGAGGCGAGACGGCCTGCGTCGGGCGATCCATTATTCTCGGAATTGTGGCGCGACGCCGGCGGCGAAGACGGCATCATCCAGCGGACGATCATGCGCTGGCGCGCGCAGGGACGGTGA
- a CDS encoding TIGR02186 family protein, translating to MGQASPPAGTNTGKPVLVPDVSQRNIEIAYSFTGAELLLFGAILYPGGRLPRGEAPTDIVVVVKGPTQPVLVREKQKVAGIWINAEHQRYSSVPSFYALAASRPIDRIVDERTRAIYELGLGSLQLSPGSNAVSTVEQRFQRGLVDLKRRAGLYVEAPRAVEITDGVLYRARLTIPARVPVGRFTAETFLIRDGRVLAAAVRDIDIRKSGFERFVARAADRDSVLYGLVAVALSVALGWAAGWLARRV from the coding sequence ATGGGGCAGGCGTCGCCTCCCGCGGGAACAAACACCGGCAAGCCGGTGCTGGTGCCCGACGTATCGCAGCGGAACATCGAGATCGCGTACAGCTTCACCGGTGCCGAACTGCTGCTGTTCGGCGCGATCCTGTACCCCGGCGGGCGGCTGCCCCGCGGCGAGGCGCCGACCGACATCGTCGTCGTCGTGAAGGGGCCGACCCAGCCGGTGCTGGTGCGCGAGAAGCAGAAGGTCGCCGGCATCTGGATCAACGCCGAGCACCAGCGCTACAGTTCGGTGCCCAGTTTCTATGCGCTGGCGGCATCGCGGCCGATCGACCGGATCGTCGACGAACGCACCCGCGCGATCTATGAGCTGGGTCTCGGCAGCCTGCAATTGTCGCCGGGATCGAATGCGGTGAGCACGGTGGAGCAGCGGTTCCAGCGCGGTCTGGTCGACCTGAAGCGGCGTGCAGGTTTGTATGTCGAGGCGCCCCGCGCGGTCGAGATCACCGACGGCGTGCTGTACCGGGCGCGACTGACCATCCCCGCACGCGTACCCGTCGGCCGCTTCACCGCGGAGACGTTCCTGATTCGCGATGGACGGGTTCTGGCCGCCGCGGTGCGCGACATCGATATCCGTAAATCCGGCTTCGAGCGATTCGTGGCGAGAGCCGCGGATCGTGATTCGGTGTTGTATGGATTGGTCGCCGTTGCGCTTTCGGTGGCGCTGGGATGGGCCGCGGGGTGGCTGGCGAGACGTGTTTAA
- a CDS encoding sulfite exporter TauE/SafE family protein has product MDLYLPIANLSVNALFIVLLGGGVGLLSGMFGVGGGFLTTPLLIIYGIPPTVAAASSASQVTGASVSGVFAHFHRGGVDTKMGGVLVAGGILGSFAGAWIFRLLQASGQIDTVIGVVYVLMLGSIGSMMARESIGAIGVAKGRRPVKPRKRRHHPFVAALPLRTRFYASGLYISPFAPLLLGFFTGILTILLGIGGGFILVPAMIYLLGMATSVVVGTSLFQTLFVTAVATMVHATTTKAVDIVLAGLLLIGSVTGAQLGARFATRVKPEYLRLALAVMVLLVGLRILLGLVWRPEEIFTVELT; this is encoded by the coding sequence GTGGACCTGTACCTTCCCATCGCCAACCTGTCGGTCAACGCACTGTTCATCGTGCTGCTCGGTGGCGGCGTCGGGCTGTTGTCGGGAATGTTCGGCGTCGGCGGGGGATTCCTGACGACGCCGCTGCTGATCATCTACGGCATTCCGCCGACCGTGGCGGCCGCGTCGTCGGCCAGTCAGGTGACGGGGGCCAGCGTATCGGGCGTCTTCGCGCATTTCCACCGTGGCGGCGTCGATACCAAGATGGGCGGCGTGCTGGTCGCCGGCGGCATCCTCGGCAGTTTCGCCGGCGCGTGGATATTCCGCCTGCTTCAGGCGAGTGGCCAGATCGATACGGTGATCGGTGTTGTCTACGTACTGATGCTCGGCTCGATCGGGTCGATGATGGCGCGCGAATCGATCGGCGCGATCGGCGTCGCCAAGGGCCGGCGCCCGGTGAAGCCGCGCAAGCGCCGTCACCACCCCTTCGTCGCCGCACTGCCGCTGCGCACGCGCTTCTACGCATCCGGCCTCTACATCTCGCCGTTCGCGCCGCTGTTGCTCGGATTCTTCACCGGCATCCTGACGATCCTGCTCGGTATCGGCGGCGGCTTTATCCTGGTGCCGGCGATGATTTACCTGCTCGGCATGGCGACCAGCGTCGTCGTCGGCACCTCGTTGTTCCAGACGTTGTTCGTGACCGCGGTGGCAACGATGGTCCACGCGACCACCACCAAGGCGGTCGACATCGTGCTCGCTGGCCTGCTGCTGATCGGATCGGTCACCGGCGCGCAGCTGGGCGCGCGATTCGCGACCAGGGTGAAGCCCGAATATCTGCGCCTCGCGCTCGCGGTGATGGTGCTGCTCGTCGGTCTGCGCATCTTGCTGGGTCTGGTTTGGCGACCGGAAGAGATCTTCACGGTCGAACTGACGTGA